The Euphorbia lathyris chromosome 2, ddEupLath1.1, whole genome shotgun sequence genome includes a window with the following:
- the LOC136220552 gene encoding uncharacterized protein, with the protein MENNFKNLITKPFHILTITLLTILLPLSFLLLARLSSYTYLFTSINYPQNPFSIFNLILHTIPSILYFLLSIFSIATLLHGLTGKITLFTESPPEFHRPRLFTAWILLCVVQVCVALGVEGTIAAGIDGHGFEVSEKSLISRVVFFLGLHETMVYWSRSVVKPVVDDTVYGLGRDENWVEKVSLSVCFGLLWWWRLRDEIECLVIVAEVKREMLMGVNLGDLLGWWIYYLTVTIGMVRIVKSLMWVVMVFLFRKLTRVRVNNVESCEHFGAQDKV; encoded by the coding sequence ATGGAGAACAATTTCAAAAATCTCATAACAAAACCATTTCACATCCTCACAATCACTCTTCTCACCATTTTActccctctttcttttctcctcTTAGCCAGACTCTCTTCCTACACCTATCTTTTCACCTCTATCAATTACCCCCAAAACCCTTTTTCCATTTTCAATTTAATCCTCCACACCATTCCATCAATCCTCTATTTCCTCCTCTCAATCTTCAGCATCGCCACTCTCCTCCACGGCTTAACCGGAAAAATCACCCTATTCACCGAGTCACCACCCGAGTTCCACCGTCCCCGCTTATTCACCGCCTGGATTTTACTCTGCGTCGTTCAAGTCTGCGTCGCCTTAGGCGTTGAAGGAACCATAGCGGCAGGAATTGACGGCCATGGTTTTGAGGTTTCAGAGAAGAGTTTGATAAGTAGGGTTGTGTTTTTCTTGGGTTTACATGAGACTATGGTTTATTGGTCAAGGAGTGTGGTTAAACCGGTGGTTGATGACACGGTTTATGGGTTGGGTAGAGATGAGAATTGGGTTGAAAAGGTGAGTTTGAGTGTGTGTTTTGGGTTGTTGTGGTGGTGGAGATTGAGAGATGAAattgagtgtttggttattgTTGCTGAGGTTAAAAGGGAGATGTTGATGGGGGTGAATTTGGGGGATTTACTGGGTTGGTGGATTTATTACCTCACGGTAACTATTGGTATGGTGAGGATTGTTAAGAGTTTAATGTGGGTTGTTATGGTGTTTCTTTTTAGAAAATTGACAAGGGTAAGGGTTAATAATGTTGAGTCTTGTGAACATTTTGGTGCTCAAGACAAGGTCTAA